A genomic segment from Actinoplanes sichuanensis encodes:
- a CDS encoding PQQ-dependent sugar dehydrogenase — protein sequence MRRLLTAAAAALLVTTGVTGFGSPAQAAPPPDSDFQKVTLNDFPGEPMALAVLPDGRVLHTARKGQVRIHEPSTGRNVLAATIPVYLHDEEGVQGIAVDPDFKRNHWVYVYYSPVLNTPVDDPATPSVNEGNAPETGTAADFAPFKGHLQLSRFKLRGNTLQLGTEQKILQVPVDRGICCHVGGKIDFDGRGNLFLSTGDDTNPFASSGFTPIDERPDRNPAFDAQRSSANTNDLRGKLLRITVNANGGYSIPRGNLFKKGTPKTRPEIYAMGLRNPFRFDVDERTGVAYLADYSPDANQPNATRGPAGHGRWMAVDKPANYGWPYCVAPDLPYVDYDFATGVSGQPFNCAQPVNESPHNTGLRNLPPVEKAEVIYSYGASAQFPQLGTGGIGPMGGPAYHYDKRSRSATKWPADFDGKPLFYEWTRDYVKAFTLGAGNQVTAIDSVLPSIIFDNPMDIEFGPDGALYVLEYGDGYFSENPEAQLARVDYAPRNKTPIVKVDATPTVGSAPFTVNFSSAGTVDPDGDRLRYAWDFDADGDVDSRQANPSYTYTVNGDYRATLKVTDSTGRSASAEFLLHVGPVAPTVSFVTPTEGQAFEFGDTVNFEVAIVDDSPVNCANVEVSYILGHDQHGHPLSTSTGCTGSITTFIDPGHAGAENLAAVFVAEYTDADGQTGSAEVVLTPAE from the coding sequence ATGCGACGTCTGCTCACCGCGGCCGCCGCGGCCCTGCTCGTCACCACCGGAGTCACCGGCTTCGGCAGCCCCGCCCAGGCCGCCCCACCGCCGGACTCGGACTTCCAGAAGGTGACCCTCAACGACTTCCCGGGCGAGCCGATGGCCCTGGCCGTCCTGCCCGACGGGCGGGTGCTGCACACCGCCCGCAAGGGTCAGGTCCGCATCCACGAGCCCAGCACCGGCCGCAACGTCCTGGCCGCCACCATCCCGGTCTACCTGCACGACGAGGAGGGTGTGCAGGGAATCGCCGTCGACCCGGACTTCAAACGCAACCACTGGGTGTACGTCTACTACTCCCCGGTGCTGAACACCCCGGTCGACGACCCGGCCACCCCGAGCGTCAACGAGGGCAACGCCCCGGAGACCGGCACCGCCGCCGACTTCGCCCCGTTCAAGGGCCACCTGCAGCTGTCCCGGTTCAAGCTGCGCGGGAACACCCTCCAGCTGGGCACCGAGCAGAAGATCCTGCAGGTCCCGGTCGACCGCGGTATCTGCTGCCACGTCGGCGGAAAGATCGACTTCGACGGACGCGGCAACCTGTTCCTGTCGACCGGTGACGACACCAACCCGTTCGCCTCCTCCGGCTTCACGCCGATCGACGAGCGTCCGGACCGCAACCCGGCCTTCGACGCCCAGCGCAGCTCGGCCAACACCAACGACCTGCGGGGCAAGCTGCTGCGGATCACGGTCAACGCCAACGGCGGCTACTCGATCCCGCGCGGGAACCTCTTCAAGAAGGGCACCCCGAAGACCCGCCCGGAGATCTACGCGATGGGCCTGCGCAACCCGTTCCGCTTCGACGTCGACGAGCGGACCGGCGTCGCCTACCTGGCCGACTACTCACCCGACGCCAACCAGCCGAACGCGACCCGCGGACCCGCCGGGCACGGCCGCTGGATGGCCGTCGACAAGCCCGCCAACTACGGGTGGCCGTACTGCGTCGCCCCGGACCTGCCCTACGTCGACTACGACTTCGCCACCGGCGTCTCCGGGCAGCCGTTCAACTGCGCGCAGCCGGTCAACGAGTCGCCGCACAACACCGGGCTGCGCAACCTTCCGCCGGTCGAGAAGGCCGAGGTCATCTACTCGTACGGCGCCAGCGCCCAGTTCCCGCAGTTGGGCACCGGCGGTATCGGCCCGATGGGCGGACCCGCCTACCACTACGACAAGCGCAGCAGGTCGGCGACGAAGTGGCCGGCCGACTTCGACGGCAAGCCGCTGTTCTACGAGTGGACCCGCGACTACGTCAAGGCGTTCACCCTGGGCGCCGGTAACCAGGTCACCGCGATCGACTCGGTGCTGCCGTCGATCATCTTCGACAACCCGATGGACATCGAGTTCGGCCCGGACGGCGCGCTCTACGTCCTGGAGTACGGCGACGGCTACTTCTCCGAGAACCCGGAGGCGCAGCTGGCCCGGGTCGACTACGCGCCGCGCAACAAGACCCCGATCGTGAAGGTCGACGCGACGCCGACGGTCGGCTCGGCCCCGTTCACGGTGAACTTCTCCAGTGCCGGCACGGTCGACCCGGACGGTGACCGGCTCCGCTACGCGTGGGACTTCGACGCCGACGGTGACGTCGACTCCCGCCAGGCCAACCCGTCGTACACGTACACCGTGAACGGCGACTACCGGGCCACCCTGAAGGTCACCGATTCCACCGGCCGGTCCGCGTCCGCCGAGTTCCTGCTGCACGTCGGCCCGGTGGCGCCCACCGTCTCGTTCGTCACGCCCACCGAGGGCCAGGCGTTCGAGTTCGGCGACACGGTGAACTTCGAGGTCGCCATCGTCGACGACAGCCCGGTGAACTGCGCCAACGTCGAGGTGTCCTACATCCTCGGCCACGACCAGCACGGGCACCCGCTGTCCACCAGCACCGGCTGCACCGGTTCGATCACCACGTTCATCGACCCCGGACACGCCGGAGCGGAGAACCTGGCGGCGGTCTTCGTCGCCGAGTACACCGACGCCGACGGCCAGACCGGCTCGGCCGAGGTGGTCCTCACCCCCGCCGAGTAA
- a CDS encoding sugar ABC transporter substrate-binding protein, with protein MAAVSATMLALAACSSDNAVNAEKSTDTSGGKGGYGYKIAVVTHGAAGDAFWSIVKNGVEKAGSDMGDTITYSSDGDPQKQAQLIDAAVNQKVDGLVVSMANPDALKASVEKAVAAGIPVITINSGAARSKEFGALTHIGQDEKVAGEAVGTELKNQGVKKAVCVIHEAGNVGLEERCAAVASTLGAPIENLQVDINNLQSSQATIKAKLQTDTAIDGVVTLGGPVANVASAAIGEAGSAAKLATFDLNADVAKAVQDGKILFAVDQQPYLQGYQAVVMLTQYKSNLNVLGGGRQVLTGPALVTKDNAAQIAQLAAAGTR; from the coding sequence GTGGCTGCCGTCTCCGCCACGATGCTCGCCCTCGCCGCGTGCAGCAGCGACAACGCGGTAAACGCCGAGAAGAGCACCGACACCAGTGGTGGCAAGGGTGGCTACGGATACAAGATCGCCGTGGTCACGCACGGCGCGGCCGGTGACGCGTTCTGGAGCATCGTGAAGAACGGCGTCGAGAAGGCCGGCTCGGACATGGGTGACACGATCACCTATTCCAGCGACGGCGACCCGCAGAAGCAGGCCCAGCTGATCGACGCCGCGGTGAACCAGAAGGTCGACGGCCTGGTCGTCTCGATGGCCAACCCGGACGCGCTCAAGGCCAGCGTGGAGAAGGCGGTCGCGGCCGGCATCCCGGTGATCACCATCAACTCCGGTGCCGCCAGGTCCAAGGAGTTCGGCGCGCTGACCCACATCGGCCAGGACGAGAAGGTCGCCGGTGAGGCGGTCGGCACCGAGCTGAAGAACCAGGGCGTCAAGAAGGCCGTCTGCGTCATCCACGAGGCCGGCAACGTCGGTCTTGAGGAGCGCTGCGCCGCGGTCGCCTCCACCCTCGGCGCGCCGATCGAGAACCTCCAGGTGGACATCAACAACCTGCAGTCCTCGCAGGCCACCATCAAGGCCAAGCTGCAGACGGACACCGCGATCGACGGTGTCGTCACGCTCGGTGGCCCGGTCGCGAACGTCGCCTCGGCCGCGATCGGCGAGGCCGGATCGGCCGCGAAACTGGCCACCTTCGACCTGAACGCGGACGTCGCCAAGGCGGTCCAGGACGGCAAGATCCTCTTCGCCGTCGACCAGCAGCCCTACCTGCAGGGCTACCAGGCGGTCGTCATGCTGACCCAGTACAAGTCGAACCTCAACGTCCTCGGCGGCGGCCGGCAGGTGCTCACCGGCCCGGCCCTGGTCACCAAGGACAACGCCGCCCAGATCGCCCAGCTCGCCGCGGCCGGAACCCGCTGA